One genomic window of Hymenobacter sp. J193 includes the following:
- a CDS encoding Lrp/AsnC ligand binding domain-containing protein, with amino-acid sequence MARNYELDDTDRKILALLIDDAKMPYTEIARKVHVSGGTVHVRMARMEELGIVRGATLNIDYAQLGYDINAFLGIYLNKSSVYNSVAEQLKAIPEILSIYYTTGNYSLFARIICRDTNHLREVLHDKIQLIEGIERTETLISLEETLNRPIQLL; translated from the coding sequence ATGGCTCGTAATTACGAACTTGATGACACCGACCGGAAGATTTTGGCCCTGCTGATAGATGATGCCAAGATGCCCTACACGGAAATTGCCCGTAAAGTCCACGTTTCGGGGGGGACGGTGCACGTACGCATGGCGCGGATGGAGGAATTAGGCATTGTGCGGGGGGCTACCCTCAACATCGACTACGCCCAACTGGGCTACGATATCAACGCCTTCCTTGGGATTTACCTCAACAAAAGCTCGGTATATAACAGCGTAGCCGAGCAGTTGAAGGCCATTCCCGAAATCCTGAGCATTTACTACACCACCGGCAACTACAGCCTGTTTGCCCGCATCATCTGCCGCGACACCAACCACCTGCGGGAAGTGTTGCACGACAAGATTCAGCTGATTGAGGGAATTGAGCGCACAGAAACTCTGATTTCGCTCGAAGAAACCCTTAACCGCCCTATTCAACTGCTCTAA
- a CDS encoding gamma carbonic anhydrase family protein: MPALILPVHGVLPQFGSDCFLADNATIVGDVVMGHSCTVWFTAVIRGDVNSIRIGDKTNVQDGAIIHCAYQRASTTIGSRVSIGHRAIVHGCTLEDDVLVGMGAIIMDHAVVGTGCIIAAGTVVLENTQCEPGYLYAGVPARRIKPVTEKQRAALARTADNYVLYASWLK; this comes from the coding sequence ATGCCTGCTCTTATTCTGCCCGTTCACGGGGTATTACCGCAGTTTGGTTCCGACTGCTTTCTGGCCGATAATGCCACCATCGTTGGCGACGTGGTGATGGGCCACAGCTGTACCGTGTGGTTTACGGCCGTCATTCGCGGCGACGTGAACAGCATCCGCATCGGCGACAAAACCAACGTGCAGGACGGCGCTATTATCCATTGTGCCTATCAGCGGGCATCTACTACCATTGGCTCCCGGGTAAGCATCGGGCACCGGGCCATTGTGCACGGCTGTACCCTGGAAGACGACGTGCTGGTGGGCATGGGCGCTATTATCATGGACCACGCGGTGGTGGGCACGGGCTGCATTATTGCGGCCGGCACGGTAGTACTGGAGAATACCCAGTGTGAGCCGGGTTACCTGTACGCCGGCGTGCCGGCCCGGCGCATCAAGCCCGTGACGGAAAAACAGCGGGCTGCACTCGCCCGCACCGCCGACAACTACGTGCTCTACGCCAGCTGGCTGAAGTAA
- a CDS encoding energy transducer TonB: MSYTVGEDGRVGQVRVVRGLAPEADNEARRVVERLPQFQPGREYNVPTAVTYTVPISFAPNFSLFGSSKPPRTPPTEARANFPGQQY; this comes from the coding sequence GTGTCGTACACAGTTGGTGAGGACGGCCGGGTGGGGCAGGTGCGGGTTGTACGTGGTCTGGCCCCGGAGGCCGACAACGAAGCCCGGCGCGTGGTAGAACGGCTGCCGCAGTTTCAGCCGGGGCGCGAATACAACGTGCCCACGGCTGTAACCTACACAGTGCCTATTTCCTTCGCGCCCAACTTCAGCTTGTTTGGGAGCTCCAAGCCGCCCCGCACCCCGCCCACCGAAGCCCGCGCCAACTTTCCCGGGCAGCAGTATTAG
- a CDS encoding isoaspartyl peptidase/L-asparaginase family protein, translating into MKKLFVLLSGLLLSSAPMLAQVATSATPADAPSVDASRITLVIHGGAGTITRALMTPEKEKAYQEALDQALQIGYAILKKGGTSLDAVEATVRFMEDSPLFNAGKGAVFTHEGRNELDASIMDGRTLKAGSVAGVTVVRNPISAARAVMEKSEHVMLTGAGAELFAREKGLEIVSPEYFYTEARYQQLQKALQAEKSAGTPDELNAPTKPAALPQKTKIKLKNGRQPTGAIENIFTEGKKYGTVGAVALDQYGNLAAATSTGGMTNKRYGRVGDAPIIGAGTYADNSACAISCTGWGEYFIRATVARDVAARVEYQHVPVQQAAQATIDKVGRMGGDGGLIALDAAGNVAMPFNSEGMYRGYIKADGKPQILIYK; encoded by the coding sequence ATGAAAAAGCTTTTCGTACTTCTCTCGGGGTTGTTGCTGAGTTCCGCGCCCATGCTGGCACAAGTAGCCACTAGTGCCACGCCCGCTGACGCGCCGTCGGTAGATGCCAGCCGCATCACCCTGGTCATTCACGGCGGGGCGGGTACTATTACGCGGGCCCTGATGACTCCTGAGAAGGAAAAAGCCTACCAGGAGGCGCTAGACCAGGCCCTGCAGATCGGCTACGCTATTCTGAAAAAGGGCGGTACCTCGCTCGATGCCGTAGAAGCCACCGTGCGCTTCATGGAAGACTCGCCCCTGTTCAACGCTGGCAAAGGAGCCGTGTTCACCCACGAGGGGCGCAATGAGCTGGATGCCTCCATTATGGATGGACGCACGCTGAAGGCCGGCTCAGTAGCGGGCGTGACGGTGGTGCGCAACCCCATCAGCGCCGCGCGGGCCGTGATGGAAAAGTCGGAGCACGTAATGCTGACGGGCGCCGGGGCCGAGTTGTTTGCCCGGGAGAAAGGACTGGAAATAGTGTCGCCCGAGTATTTCTATACCGAGGCCCGCTACCAACAGCTGCAGAAAGCCCTGCAGGCCGAAAAAAGCGCGGGCACGCCTGATGAGCTCAATGCCCCTACCAAGCCCGCGGCCCTGCCGCAGAAAACCAAGATAAAGCTCAAGAACGGCCGTCAGCCTACCGGGGCCATAGAAAACATCTTCACTGAAGGCAAAAAATACGGTACCGTAGGCGCCGTAGCCCTCGATCAGTACGGCAACCTGGCCGCTGCCACCAGCACCGGCGGCATGACCAACAAGCGCTACGGACGCGTCGGCGACGCGCCCATTATTGGGGCCGGTACCTACGCCGATAACAGTGCGTGCGCAATATCCTGCACCGGCTGGGGCGAGTATTTCATCCGCGCTACCGTAGCGCGCGACGTAGCGGCCCGCGTGGAATATCAGCACGTGCCCGTGCAGCAGGCCGCACAGGCGACCATCGATAAAGTGGGCCGGATGGGCGGCGACGGGGGGCTGATTGCGCTGGATGCGGCGGGCAACGTGGCCATGCCTTTCAACTCCGAGGGGATGTATAGGGGCTATATCAAAGCCGATGGAAAGCCTCAGATATTAATATATAAGTAA
- the trxA gene encoding thioredoxin: protein MGHKAIEITDANFDQIINSDKPVLVDFWAEWCGPCRMVGPVVEELAGEYEGKAIIGKVDVDSNPQTSAKFGIRSIPTLLVFKNGQIVDKQVGAVPKHVLAQKLDAQVTA from the coding sequence ATGGGACATAAAGCCATCGAAATCACCGATGCGAATTTCGACCAGATCATCAACTCCGATAAACCCGTACTCGTGGACTTCTGGGCCGAGTGGTGCGGCCCGTGCCGCATGGTAGGCCCGGTAGTAGAAGAGCTGGCCGGCGAATACGAAGGCAAAGCCATTATCGGCAAAGTGGACGTAGACTCCAACCCGCAGACGTCCGCCAAATTCGGCATTCGCAGCATTCCTACGCTGCTCGTGTTCAAGAACGGGCAGATTGTGGACAAGCAGGTAGGCGCCGTGCCCAAGCACGTTCTGGCCCAGAAACTGGACGCTCAGGTAACCGCTTAG
- a CDS encoding cytochrome c biogenesis protein CcdA produces the protein MPDPVAAQVLTPSKLTSAVSQPSGRVGEELDLIVNARIDEKWHLYATDFDPDLGPTVFTFTFAKSPAYELVGKPKSISSKKKYDDVFKGDVTYFEGTGQIRQRIRLLQPGTLTIKAETEFQTCTDVDGRCIPGEQSLSFGPIEVTGTAAAPPTTAAAMPAAAATASGAAPAAAAAASPAPPTDTATAALASAPSVVPADTAVTGAPTANTATVAPTNIAAATAPATSLWSFALAAFVSGLLALVTPCVFPLIPMTVSFFTSGGGTRQQGIFKAMVYGLSIIFIYVVVGLLVTVLAGADGLNLISTHWLPNLIFFVVFVVFGLSFLGLFEITLPHGMVNKIDAQADKGGWGGIFFMALTLVVVSFSCTGPIVATILSLAAQGERLTPIVGMLGFSLAFALPFTLFAIFPAWLKNLPRSGGWLNTVKVVLGFVELMLALKFLSMADLAYHWNLLSRDIYLVLWITLSGLLGLYLLGRFKLSHDSDLPHLSVGRLLMAVLAFSFMTYLVPGLFGAPLPLLAGYLPPQSRHDFTLAGAAPATPALAAVNSQCEAPRYAGFLELPHNLPGYFDLEQAKRCARAVGKPLFIDFTGHACVNCRKMEATVWRDPQVLKRLREDFVVVALYVDDKTELPQAEWYVSRHDNKQKTTLGKKNADLQLTGFNVNAQPYYVLLDPNAPTDLAHTLAPPMAYEADATKFLQFLDAGLARYRQQTQPVATR, from the coding sequence TTGCCAGATCCGGTTGCCGCCCAGGTACTTACCCCATCCAAGCTCACCAGCGCCGTCAGCCAGCCGTCGGGCCGGGTGGGGGAGGAGCTGGACCTGATTGTGAATGCCCGCATCGACGAGAAATGGCACCTCTACGCCACCGACTTCGACCCCGACCTAGGCCCCACGGTTTTCACCTTCACTTTCGCTAAAAGTCCCGCTTACGAGCTGGTAGGCAAACCCAAGTCTATCAGCAGCAAAAAGAAGTACGACGACGTGTTCAAGGGCGACGTCACGTATTTCGAAGGCACCGGCCAGATCCGCCAGCGCATCCGCCTGCTCCAGCCCGGCACGCTTACCATCAAAGCCGAGACGGAGTTTCAGACCTGCACCGATGTAGATGGCCGCTGCATTCCCGGCGAGCAAAGCCTGAGCTTCGGCCCGATTGAGGTAACGGGTACGGCCGCGGCACCACCTACTACGGCCGCCGCTATGCCTGCTGCTGCTGCCACGGCGTCTGGGGCTGCTCCGGCAGCTGCAGCTGCCGCCAGTCCGGCTCCCCCTACCGATACGGCCACCGCTGCTTTGGCTTCTGCGCCTAGCGTCGTGCCCGCTGATACTGCTGTTACGGGTGCCCCGACCGCAAATACAGCTACGGTGGCACCAACCAATATAGCCGCCGCTACGGCGCCGGCTACCAGTTTGTGGAGCTTTGCTTTAGCAGCCTTTGTATCGGGGCTGCTGGCGCTGGTTACGCCCTGCGTGTTCCCGCTGATTCCAATGACCGTTTCCTTCTTCACCAGCGGAGGCGGCACGCGGCAGCAGGGCATCTTCAAAGCCATGGTCTACGGCTTGTCCATCATCTTTATTTATGTGGTAGTAGGCTTGCTGGTGACAGTGCTGGCCGGAGCCGATGGCCTCAACCTGATCAGCACGCACTGGCTGCCCAACCTTATCTTCTTCGTGGTGTTCGTGGTGTTCGGCCTATCATTCCTGGGGCTGTTCGAAATCACCCTGCCCCACGGCATGGTCAATAAAATTGACGCGCAGGCCGACAAAGGCGGCTGGGGCGGCATCTTCTTTATGGCTCTCACGCTGGTGGTTGTGTCGTTTTCCTGCACGGGACCCATTGTGGCTACCATCCTGAGTTTGGCGGCCCAGGGCGAGCGGCTGACGCCGATTGTGGGCATGCTAGGCTTTTCCCTGGCCTTCGCGCTGCCCTTCACGCTGTTTGCCATCTTCCCGGCCTGGCTGAAAAACCTGCCCCGCTCGGGTGGCTGGCTGAACACGGTGAAGGTGGTGCTGGGCTTCGTGGAGCTGATGCTGGCCCTGAAGTTCCTGAGCATGGCTGATCTGGCCTACCACTGGAACCTGCTTTCGCGCGACATTTACCTCGTCCTCTGGATTACCCTTTCCGGCCTGCTGGGGCTCTACCTGCTGGGCCGCTTCAAACTCTCCCACGATTCCGACCTGCCGCACCTGAGCGTGGGCCGTCTGCTGATGGCCGTGCTGGCGTTCAGCTTCATGACCTACCTGGTGCCAGGTCTGTTCGGGGCCCCACTGCCGCTGCTGGCCGGCTACCTGCCCCCCCAGAGCCGCCACGACTTCACCCTGGCCGGAGCGGCGCCAGCAACCCCGGCTCTGGCCGCTGTCAACAGCCAGTGCGAGGCCCCGCGCTACGCCGGGTTTCTGGAGCTGCCGCACAACCTGCCGGGCTATTTCGACCTGGAGCAGGCCAAGCGTTGCGCCCGGGCCGTGGGCAAGCCGCTGTTTATTGATTTCACCGGCCACGCCTGCGTCAACTGCCGCAAGATGGAAGCAACCGTGTGGCGCGATCCGCAGGTACTTAAGCGTCTGCGCGAAGACTTTGTAGTGGTAGCGCTGTATGTCGACGACAAAACCGAGCTGCCCCAGGCTGAGTGGTACGTATCCCGCCACGACAACAAGCAGAAAACCACGCTGGGCAAGAAAAACGCTGATCTGCAGCTCACGGGCTTCAATGTGAATGCCCAGCCGTACTACGTACTCCTCGACCCCAACGCCCCGACCGATCTGGCGCACACGCTGGCTCCGCCGATGGCCTACGAGGCCGATGCCACCAAGTTCCTGCAGTTTCTGGATGCCGGCCTGGCCCGCTACCGCCAGCAAACTCAGCCCGTAGCTACGCGCTAG
- a CDS encoding TIGR01777 family oxidoreductase, protein MNQPLMVLAGGNGFLGRHLARHFRKLGYEVLTLTRRAQRFGEVSWDGRTLGPWARKLEGAAVLLNLAGKSVDCRYHAANRRAITRSRTESTRVLGEAVAQCQAPPAVWLNSSTATIYQHTTGQAPANTEESGRIGRNFSEMVAQKWEAEFWLAPTPRTRRVALRTAIVLGADGGALPVMARLARWGLSTPQGDGQQWVLHVEDFCRAVEFLLAQPALDGTFNVCAPEPLCNRGFNALLDQHYRPRWHLPQPRWLLEIGAFLLRTETELILKSRKVVPQRLLEAGFRFHYPVCQQALADLLPKLP, encoded by the coding sequence ATGAATCAACCCTTGATGGTGCTGGCCGGTGGCAACGGCTTTCTGGGGCGGCACCTGGCCCGTCATTTTCGGAAGCTGGGGTACGAGGTGCTCACGCTTACCCGACGCGCCCAGCGCTTCGGAGAGGTAAGCTGGGACGGACGCACACTGGGGCCGTGGGCCCGGAAGCTGGAAGGTGCGGCGGTGCTGCTGAATCTGGCCGGCAAATCGGTGGATTGCCGCTACCACGCTGCCAACCGGCGCGCTATTACGCGTAGCCGCACCGAAAGTACACGGGTACTGGGCGAAGCCGTGGCCCAGTGCCAGGCCCCACCAGCGGTGTGGCTGAACTCCTCTACGGCTACCATTTACCAGCATACCACGGGCCAGGCGCCAGCCAATACGGAAGAGAGCGGCCGTATTGGCCGAAACTTCTCGGAGATGGTGGCGCAAAAGTGGGAAGCCGAGTTCTGGCTGGCTCCTACGCCCCGCACGCGGCGCGTGGCTTTGCGCACGGCTATTGTACTGGGTGCCGATGGCGGAGCGCTGCCCGTGATGGCGCGACTGGCCCGCTGGGGCCTCAGCACCCCGCAGGGCGACGGGCAGCAATGGGTACTGCACGTGGAGGACTTCTGCCGGGCAGTGGAGTTTCTGCTGGCGCAGCCGGCGCTGGACGGCACCTTCAACGTGTGCGCCCCGGAGCCGCTGTGCAACCGGGGGTTCAACGCCCTGCTCGACCAGCATTACCGGCCGCGCTGGCACCTGCCGCAGCCCCGGTGGTTATTGGAAATAGGCGCCTTCCTGCTACGCACCGAAACCGAGCTGATTTTAAAAAGCCGCAAAGTGGTGCCCCAGCGGCTGCTGGAAGCCGGTTTTCGGTTTCATTACCCGGTTTGCCAACAGGCATTGGCCGATTTGCTGCCGAAGCTGCCTTGA
- a CDS encoding OmpA family protein, giving the protein MKTLQSSFALLLAFVMLLAGTVSSQAQTTTKKPWSKTAKGAVIGGLGGAAGGAVLGRVIGGKKGTAKGAIIGAAVGGAGGALIGRRMDKQAEELRREMAGATVERVGEGIKITFNSGILFAKNSSELTATAQQNIAELAKTLVKYGDTNVLVEGHTDISGNDAINNPLSIRRAQSVANYTQQQDVDASRFTVNGYGSRQPIADNSTLEGRQANRRVEIAIYANEKLKKAAERGDI; this is encoded by the coding sequence ATGAAAACGCTCCAATCTTCTTTCGCCTTGTTACTGGCCTTCGTAATGCTGCTGGCCGGTACTGTTTCTTCGCAGGCCCAAACGACCACCAAAAAGCCCTGGAGCAAGACGGCCAAAGGCGCCGTAATTGGTGGCCTCGGCGGGGCAGCCGGGGGTGCCGTATTGGGCCGCGTTATTGGCGGTAAAAAGGGCACTGCTAAAGGGGCCATTATCGGGGCGGCCGTGGGTGGGGCCGGTGGTGCCCTCATCGGCCGCCGTATGGACAAGCAGGCGGAAGAGCTGCGCCGTGAAATGGCCGGAGCTACCGTTGAGCGCGTGGGCGAAGGCATCAAGATTACCTTCAACTCGGGCATTCTGTTCGCCAAAAACTCGTCGGAGCTGACGGCTACGGCCCAGCAGAACATTGCGGAGCTGGCCAAAACCCTGGTGAAGTACGGCGACACCAACGTGCTGGTAGAAGGCCACACCGATATCAGCGGCAACGACGCCATCAACAACCCGCTCTCGATTCGTCGGGCGCAGTCGGTGGCCAACTACACGCAGCAGCAGGATGTGGACGCCTCGCGCTTCACCGTGAATGGCTACGGCTCCCGCCAGCCCATTGCCGATAACTCGACCCTGGAAGGCCGCCAGGCCAACCGCCGCGTGGAAATTGCCATCTACGCCAACGAGAAGCTGAAAAAAGCAGCTGAGCGTGGCGACATCTAA
- a CDS encoding hemolysin family protein, with amino-acid sequence MGLQILFTVLLVLLNGFFVAAEFALVKVRASQIDLRAQNGDKLARETQKILQNLNAYLSACQLGITVASLLLGWIGESVAEKVITGALSLVDLTLDPKWMHWVSIGLSFTFITTLHIVIGEQAPKVLALQRSEMVSLAVAWPLKIVYFVLRPFIWMLDRLSNLVLSLFGVHAIHGEAAHTSEEIRVLLDQSKQSGEIQDSEHELIENVFEFNDRMVKQIMVPRTKLSAINVNTPADLVVETVFNEGFSRIPVYQDNIDNIVGVLYVKDLLPIIRRHETVELAKIMRPAYFVPETKKINRLLRQFQRKHMHMAIVSDEFGGVSGIVTMEDIVEELVGEIQDEYDNEIPAVEKMSATEFRVNSATAISDANEYLPYPLPEGEDYETVGGLLNLIYGNIPEVGDVAVLDNYEFRVLQRSGRAVELVQLRVTGPEQNESGFEDTLEG; translated from the coding sequence ATGGGTTTACAAATACTTTTTACCGTTCTGCTGGTGTTGCTGAACGGGTTTTTCGTGGCAGCCGAATTCGCCTTGGTGAAGGTCCGGGCTTCGCAGATTGACCTGCGCGCCCAAAATGGCGACAAACTGGCCCGCGAAACGCAGAAAATCCTGCAAAATCTCAATGCTTATCTGTCCGCCTGCCAACTGGGCATCACGGTGGCTTCGCTGCTGCTGGGCTGGATTGGGGAAAGTGTAGCCGAAAAGGTGATTACCGGAGCGCTGAGCCTGGTGGATCTGACGCTGGACCCGAAGTGGATGCATTGGGTTTCGATTGGCCTTTCTTTCACCTTTATCACTACCCTGCACATTGTTATCGGGGAGCAAGCGCCTAAAGTGTTGGCCTTGCAACGCTCCGAAATGGTGAGCCTGGCCGTAGCCTGGCCCCTGAAAATCGTCTACTTCGTTTTGCGCCCCTTTATCTGGATGCTCGACCGCCTGAGCAATCTGGTGCTGTCGTTGTTTGGGGTACACGCTATTCACGGGGAGGCGGCCCACACGTCCGAGGAAATTCGGGTGCTGCTGGACCAAAGCAAGCAGAGCGGCGAAATCCAGGACTCAGAGCACGAGCTGATTGAAAACGTGTTCGAGTTCAACGACCGGATGGTGAAGCAGATTATGGTGCCCCGCACCAAGCTCTCGGCCATCAACGTGAATACGCCCGCCGACTTGGTGGTTGAAACGGTGTTCAATGAAGGATTTTCACGCATTCCGGTGTATCAGGACAATATTGATAACATCGTGGGTGTGCTTTACGTGAAGGATTTGCTGCCTATTATTCGTCGGCACGAAACCGTGGAGCTGGCCAAGATCATGCGGCCGGCTTACTTCGTGCCCGAAACCAAGAAAATCAACCGGCTGCTGCGTCAATTTCAGCGCAAGCACATGCACATGGCCATCGTGAGCGACGAGTTCGGGGGCGTGTCAGGCATCGTCACGATGGAAGATATTGTGGAAGAGTTGGTAGGCGAAATCCAGGACGAGTACGACAACGAAATTCCGGCCGTAGAGAAAATGTCGGCCACCGAGTTCCGTGTTAACTCCGCCACGGCCATTTCCGACGCCAACGAGTACCTGCCCTACCCGCTGCCTGAGGGCGAAGACTACGAAACCGTGGGCGGCCTGCTGAATTTGATTTACGGCAATATCCCGGAAGTAGGCGACGTGGCCGTGCTCGACAACTACGAGTTTCGGGTGCTGCAACGCTCCGGCCGCGCCGTGGAATTGGTGCAGCTGCGTGTCACCGGTCCCGAGCAAAACGAGTCCGGCTTCGAAGATACGCTCGAAGGGTAA
- the nth gene encoding endonuclease III, with protein sequence MPEPTVTYTATPAEKAWQDHLLLNAFYGLLDTTPRRTPMRELISTVLSHRTTHRDEELAYNRMLESFGDWEGVLQAPTAELAHAIRTTRWPDTQAPRIQEILRRIKAEQGEFTLDFLADWPVEKGLAWLTDMPGIGLKTASLVLLFNFQKPVLPVDTHVHRVAQRVGMIGPKVSTEKAHHALLELLPKDAAVLLNFHKHNYWLGQHICFFAKPDCPRCPLKGFCNYYLEHYGPADAAALASTPAQWLGEKLH encoded by the coding sequence ATGCCCGAGCCCACCGTTACCTACACCGCTACGCCCGCCGAAAAAGCCTGGCAGGACCATCTGCTGCTGAATGCTTTTTACGGCCTACTCGATACCACCCCGCGCCGCACGCCCATGCGGGAGCTCATCAGCACCGTGCTGTCGCACCGCACCACGCACCGCGACGAAGAACTGGCCTACAACCGGATGCTGGAAAGCTTCGGCGACTGGGAAGGCGTGCTGCAGGCGCCCACGGCCGAATTGGCGCACGCCATCCGCACCACGCGCTGGCCCGATACGCAGGCTCCGCGTATTCAGGAAATCCTGCGCCGCATTAAGGCAGAGCAGGGCGAGTTTACGCTGGATTTCCTGGCTGACTGGCCGGTGGAAAAAGGGCTGGCGTGGCTGACTGACATGCCCGGCATCGGGCTGAAAACGGCCTCCCTAGTGTTGCTGTTCAACTTTCAGAAGCCGGTGCTGCCCGTGGATACGCACGTGCACCGCGTGGCCCAGCGCGTAGGTATGATCGGCCCGAAAGTTTCCACAGAGAAGGCACACCACGCACTGTTGGAGCTGCTCCCAAAGGATGCGGCCGTACTCCTTAACTTTCACAAGCACAACTACTGGCTGGGTCAGCACATCTGCTTTTTTGCCAAGCCCGACTGCCCGCGCTGCCCGCTGAAAGGCTTCTGCAACTATTACCTGGAGCACTACGGCCCCGCCGATGCGGCCGCGCTGGCCTCTACGCCCGCGCAGTGGCTGGGCGAGAAGCTGCACTAG
- a CDS encoding radical SAM protein: MRLVRHPVLCNYYVTYRCNARCSFCDIWEKPSPYIQLDDVAQNLRDLKALGVSVVDFTGGEPLLHRQIHEFVGLAHDMGFITTLTTNCLLYPKYAEKLRGKVDMLHFSLDASEKEVHDKGRGVACYDFVLESIRVARELGERPDILFTVFRENIHDLEKVYQEITQPNKLVLILNPAFEYNSVATGEQLTLEELDYLTAFGKRKGVYLNEAFIQLRRDGGNHVAAPVCRAASTTLVISPSNELVLPCYHLGERKFPIEGKLRELYHSAEVQQLAALEGRLPQCEGCTINCYMQPSFAVETSKYFWQALPSTLKYNWEKGTWKRMLTR, translated from the coding sequence ATGCGTCTGGTTCGTCATCCGGTTTTGTGCAATTATTACGTCACGTACCGGTGCAATGCGCGCTGCTCGTTCTGCGACATCTGGGAGAAGCCTTCCCCCTACATCCAGCTTGACGACGTGGCCCAAAACCTGCGCGACCTGAAAGCACTGGGCGTTTCGGTGGTGGATTTTACGGGCGGGGAGCCGCTGCTGCACCGCCAGATTCACGAGTTTGTAGGGCTGGCGCACGACATGGGCTTCATCACCACGCTCACCACCAACTGCCTGCTTTACCCCAAGTACGCCGAGAAGCTGCGGGGAAAGGTGGATATGCTGCACTTTTCGCTGGATGCCTCCGAAAAGGAAGTGCACGATAAAGGACGCGGCGTGGCCTGCTACGATTTCGTGCTCGAAAGCATTCGGGTGGCGCGGGAGCTGGGGGAGCGGCCCGATATCCTATTCACTGTGTTCCGGGAAAATATCCACGACCTGGAAAAGGTATACCAGGAAATTACCCAGCCCAACAAGCTGGTGTTGATCCTGAATCCGGCTTTCGAGTACAACAGTGTCGCCACCGGCGAGCAGCTTACCCTTGAGGAATTAGACTACCTCACCGCCTTTGGCAAGCGCAAAGGCGTGTACTTAAACGAAGCCTTCATACAGCTGCGCCGCGACGGCGGAAACCACGTGGCCGCACCGGTATGCCGGGCCGCCAGCACTACGCTGGTGATTTCACCGAGTAACGAGCTGGTGCTGCCTTGCTACCACTTGGGTGAGCGGAAATTTCCCATCGAGGGTAAGCTGCGCGAGCTGTACCACTCGGCCGAGGTGCAGCAGCTGGCCGCCTTGGAGGGCCGCCTGCCCCAGTGCGAAGGCTGCACTATCAACTGCTACATGCAGCCCAGCTTCGCCGTCGAAACCAGCAAGTACTTCTGGCAGGCCTTGCCCAGCACGCTCAAGTACAACTGGGAAAAAGGCACCTGGAAACGGATGCTGACGCGCTGA
- a CDS encoding toxin-antitoxin system YwqK family antitoxin, whose product MKTLVLIIGLFCLSGGAISQSMPAIYLNEQGEEVVPDSATHYRIIDRKTDAGYTIREHTINGTLLLRGTFASIDPVWRTGLFTWYHPNGTKASQVHFEDDEPAGVYVAWYENGKVRERGQFEEGQRTGRWVTVHRNGQKRSEGRYLYGRPVGEWRYYYDNGQLSAIELLNRAKGPALAFFNLDGSPFVGKLQRRQMPEFPGGSRLCWISLAAIPSTRATRAARASAVKCTCRTQLVRTAGWGRCGLYVVWPRRPTTKPGAW is encoded by the coding sequence ATGAAGACACTCGTACTTATCATTGGATTGTTTTGCTTATCGGGAGGTGCTATAAGCCAGAGTATGCCGGCTATTTACCTCAATGAGCAGGGTGAGGAAGTGGTGCCCGACAGCGCCACCCACTACCGCATCATCGACCGCAAAACCGACGCAGGCTATACCATCCGCGAGCATACCATCAATGGCACCTTGCTGCTGCGGGGTACCTTTGCCAGCATCGACCCGGTGTGGCGTACGGGCTTGTTTACGTGGTACCATCCTAACGGCACCAAAGCCAGCCAGGTACACTTCGAAGACGATGAGCCGGCCGGCGTGTACGTGGCCTGGTACGAAAACGGCAAAGTGCGGGAGCGAGGCCAGTTTGAAGAAGGCCAGCGCACCGGCCGTTGGGTAACCGTACACCGCAACGGGCAGAAACGCTCCGAAGGTCGATACCTCTACGGGCGGCCCGTGGGCGAGTGGCGCTACTACTACGACAATGGCCAACTGAGTGCCATTGAACTGCTGAACCGGGCCAAGGGCCCAGCGCTGGCATTCTTTAACCTGGATGGCAGCCCTTTCGTCGGCAAGCTGCAGCGCCGCCAGATGCCGGAATTCCCCGGGGGGAGCAGGCTTTGCTGGATTTCATTAGCCGCAATACCCAGTACCCGCGCGACACGCGCCGCAAGGGCATCAGCGGTAAAGTGTACGTGTCGTACACAGTTGGTGAGGACGGCCGGGTGGGGCAGGTGCGGGTTGTACGTGGTCTGGCCCCGGAGGCCGACAACGAAGCCCGGCGCGTGGTAG